One Fulvia fulva chromosome 12, complete sequence genomic region harbors:
- a CDS encoding Pentafunctional AROM polypeptide, which produces MAAGLEPAVMIKANGGMKIEEIIHNEPPRLLILYDQGQEEITRVVADVLGYTYSRAESLDAVRGWSDEVVVGMENVFATELESLRKLDRTLITTHCVDGNDGRDEALTAFCDYEYLYTSGTPLRRDLARFLGFVLGQIKPHDDLKRKQRTTLLSTTFPDIRGALPNLDILSVGADSVELRVDLLRDPATDDDFGAVPGLKYVGEQVMLLRQRTELPIIFTTRCTRENGLFPMKDPGLFYTYLRKAIQWGCEYVDVELWLPEEIRRQLAAEKGHSKIISAWHDFSGMFKWTSPDAQRLFKEGAVYGDIVKMIALVHNMEDNYELEYFRSIRQSVRSNPPFSGLNMGTIGQLSRTLNKVFTPITHPLMPLVAAPGQLSAAEINSMLHSMGQMPRMDMYAIGHVRSNGLATFMAKCLNELSQPHQLLSVERSPTGSIEPFLSRHQFGGAYINPPLPVEDAPYLPTLTEAASAIGQVDTIAVRAINNGRAMVADNVTWKGIRATLTKEYVPSAYAGRAALVFGNSKAQSAAAIYALGSLDIGIVYTIGFAAKGSFKCETEQLCGVEDLRKVEAPFAIISALPAEKSFAVSPILKHYSSGTRTPSARSGKIFVDLSNGIKGHGDSVSIAASLGWVASSIADVNAWTIVETLRLLIGHPYDLGQPCHVASEGERWKGCTQPCAQNVGRACQRHDIELQFTLALGCDEPTTDWHRSTSDQEIKCNRLKPSCEACQVFNCPCVYDAIPKKRGPKTDVLESLLKRVNGLEKRLKEEQKTNPSSSPEEDDPTAPTRGTRESSDTRPRENTAHSASPEQQEMVDSRPQQMNTTHVEPVPPMNEAFAFTDALLDTFFARVHNKPYYILDETATRQRLRDGRLPPFLINAVHAVSIRYVPQLCGGHAGAIRSSHDYVTRSRAEIDVDEPSIDNLQALLLLAMANFQNGRGKRCYMVLTHAVSMAFALNLHRELPAELRIANSEREGRRKLFWTCYLMDRFTVSGSKRPSLISDESIHLRLPGWQQQGSQTWVEGSFFPNGSSLPHASGISHAAQSSGTMLVEIVRVLGVTNRYLGAGGVKGDSHFPWHAQSTLSRIRSDLDYWAAATQDVFTSIDTLFGSQDTSTLVLSKLIYHLIHCLIYRPFLPIDLAELSGTSQNQSWQIEATNLCFLHANAIAELVEIGKNTALLDWPSFVGYCICTAGTIHVHGAHYMAYREGDAFCHSSEFLSREMAQLLELRSIWTGVQHQRDTLQLVYASHAQLVKSLSSNPMRFSPVFQMEDFFDRYPGSYIDGAHVAFSDVLVDPSYESLPTFDPWQGSGENWAAPVWSENVSFTPMIPSQTPLQSHHPNAIRRPKKRRSTTGSQPYPTPPRADTTQQATIEEEQAVEEHVPQIEVTENVTVSEQHEHHPESEHNPMLFSGTFTPNFGFSPMPSTMHAHHMPDGQQVANPEHHPGPSSGGSASADSHNLEPENDPFLSLLEQLAGNDSSGLAEHGEFDFFLGGNV; this is translated from the exons ATGGCGGCAGGACTTGAGCCTGCTGTCATGATCAAAGCCAATGGAGGTATGAAGATCGAGGAGATCATCCACAATGAGCCTCCGCGACTGCTCATCTTGTATGACCAGGGTCAAGAAGAGATTACAAGGGTCGTCGCCGATGTCTTGGGATATACCTACAGTCGGGCCGAGTCGCTCGACGCTGTGAGGGGATGGTCGGATGAGGTTGTTGTTGGGATGGAGAATGTTTTTGCTACCGAGCTGGAGTCTTTGCGGAAATTGGATAGGACGCTCATTACTACGCATTGCGTTGACGGGAACGATGGACGGGATGAAGCACTAACTGCGTTTTGCGACTACGAATATCTTTACACAAGCGGGACGCCTCTACGACGAGACCTTGCGCGCTTTCTTGGATTCGTCCTTGGGCAGATCAAACCACACGACGATCTGAAGAGGAAACAACGAACCACTTTGCTGTCCACAACCTTTCCGGACATACGTGGAGCTTTACCAAACTTGGACATACTCTCTGTCGGCGCAGACTCCGTCGAGCTTCGAGTCGATCTCTTGAGAGATCCGGCCACAGATGATGACTTTGGAGCAGTACCTGGACTGAAGTATGTCGGCGAACAGGTCATGCTTCTACGACAACGGACCGAGCTACCCATCATCTTCACAACAAGATGCACCCGGGAGAACGGCCTATTTCCCATGAAAGACCCTGGGTTGTTTTACACCTACCTTCGTAAGGCCATCCAATGGGGTTGCGAATACGTTGATGTTGAGCTTTGGCTTCCCGAGGAGATCAGACGACAACTTGCTGCAGAAAAGGGTCACAGTAAGATCATATCGGCATGGCATGACTTCTCGGGCATGTTCAAGTGGACGTCGCCTGATGCACAGAGACTGTTCAAGGAGGGTGCGGTCTACGGAGACATCGTCAAGATGATTGCTCTGGTACATAATATGGAGGACAACTACGAGCTGGAGTACTTTCGATCGATTCGTCAGAGTGTTCGCTCGAACCCACCATTTTCTGGCTTGAACATGGGTACTATTGGCCAGCTTTCGCGGACTCTCAACAAAGTCTTCACGCCAATCACTCACCCCCTCATGCCTCTGGTCGCTGCTCCCGGCCAGTTGAGTGCTGCAGAGATCAACTCGATGTTGCACTCCATGGGACAGATGCCACGAATGGACATGTATGCCATCGGTCATGTTCGCTCGAACGGTCTGGCAACTTTTATGGCCAAGTGCCTGAACGAGCTCAGTCAACCGCACCAGCTATTGAGTGTTGAGAGATCACCTACCGGGTCGATCGAGCCTTTCCTCTCGCGACACCAATTTGGCGGTGCATACATTAACCCTCCTCTCCCAGTCGAAGATGCACCTTACTTGCCGACACTTACAGAAGCTGCTTCTGCCATCGGGCAGGTCGACACCATAGCTGTGCGAGCCATCAACAATGGTCGAGCAATGGTCGCTGACAATGTCACATGGAAAGGCATTCGAGCCACACTAACGAAAGAGTACGTCCCCTCAGCGTACGCAGGTCGAGCAGCGCTTGTCTTTGGCAACTCAAAAGCACAGTCTGCTGCTGCTATATATGCTTTGGGAAGCCTGGACATCGGCATCGTCTACACCATCGGCTTCGCGGCGAAAGGCTCGTTCAAATGCGAGACCGAACAGCTCTGTGGCGTCGAAGACCTGAGAAAAGTGGAAGCGCCATTCGCGATCATCTCGGCCTTACCTGCAGAGAAGTCGTTCGCGGTATCACCAATCTTGAAACACTATAGCAGTGGGACTCGGACACCATCCGCTCGGTCCGGCAAGATCTTTGTAGACCTTTCCAACGGCATCAAGGGTCACGGCGACTCTGTGTCCATTGCGGCATCACTTGGATGGGTCGCCAGCAGCATCGCCGACGTTAATGCTTGGACAATCGTTGAAACGTTGCGGCTGCTCATCG GTCATCCATATGATCTCGGACAGCCGTGTCACGTCGCATC GGAAGGAGAACGGTGGAAGGGGTGCACACAGCCATGTGCCCAAAACGTGGGCAGAGCGTGTCAAAGGCATGACATCGAACTCCAATTTACCCTAGCTTTGGGTTG CGATGAACCGACCACAGATTGGCATCGATCGACTTCAGATCAGGAA ATCAAGTGCAATCGACTCAAGCCTTCGTGTGAGGCGTGTCAAGTTTTCAATTGTCCCTGCGTGTACGATGCCATACCTAAAAAGCGAGGGCCCAAGACCGATGTGTTGGAGTCACTACTGAAGAGAGTCAATGGTCTTGAGAAAC GCCTGAAGGAAGAGCAGAAGACCAATCCTTCTTCATCACCCGAAGAAGATGATCCGACAGCGCCCACACGTGGTACTCGAGAGTCCAGTGACACCAGACCACGCGAGAACACGGCACATTCAGCATCGCCGGAGCAGCAAGAGATGGTCGACAGCAGACCTCAGCAGATGAACACAACCCACGTTGAGCCAGTACCTCCAATGAATGAGGCATTTGCCTTCACTGATGCACTGCTGGACACTTTCTTCGCTCGCGTACACAACAAGCCCTACTACATTCTGGACGAGACAGCGACCAGACAACGACTTCGAGATGGACGACTACCGCCCTTCTTGATCAACGCAGTGCACGCAGTATCCATCAGATATGTTCCGCAACTATGCGGCGGCCATGCTGGAGCGATACGCTCAAGCCACGACTATGTGACGCGGTCCAGAGCGGAAATCGACGTGGACGAGCCGAGCATCGATAATTTGCAGGCGCTTCTACTACTGGCCATGGCCAACTTTCAGAATGGGAGAGGCAAGAGATGTTACATGGTGCTTACTCACGCAGTCAGTATGGCATTTGCACTGAATCTGCATCGTGAGCTGCCAGCCGAACTTCGAATCGCCAATTCCGAGCGAGAGGGCCGGAGGAAACTCTTCTGGACTTGCTATCTCATGGATCGATTTACAGTCAGCGGCTCGAAACGACCATCGCTCATCTCAGATGAATCAATACACCTCAGACTCCCAGGATGGCAACAGCAGGGTTCCCAGACATGGGTTGAAGGCAGCTTCTTCCCCAATGGCTCAAGCCTACCTCATGCATCAGGCATCTCACACGCAGCACAGAGCAGCGGCACAATGCTTGTTGAGATCGTGAGAGTACTTGGTGTGACGAACCGATATCTAGGCGCCGGAGGCGTGAAAGGCGACTCTCACTTCCCCTGGCATGCACAATCTACGCTTTCGCGAATCAGGTCTGATCTCGATTACTGGGCGGCGGCTACACAGGATGTCTTCACCTCGATCGATACGCTCTTCGGCTCTCAGGACACATCTACATTGGTCTTGAGCAAGCTCATCTATCACCTGATCCATTGCCTCATCTATAGGCCGTTTCTACCAATCGACTTGGCGGAACTGTCCGGCACGAGCCAAAATCAGTCATGGCAGATTGAGGCAACGAATCTTTGCTTTCTGCATGCAAATGCAATCGCAGAGCTCGTCGAGATCGGCAAGAATACAGCTTTATTAGACTGGCCTTCTTTTGTGGGATACTGCATTTGCACTGCTGGAACGATTCACGTCCATGGAGCTCACTATATGGCATATCGCGAAGGCGATGCTTTCTGCCACAGTTCAGAGTTCCTGTCTCGTGAGATGGCACAACTCCTTGAACTCCGGTCAATCTGGACTGGGGTACAACATCAGCGTGATACACTCCAATTGGTCTATGCGAGCCATGCGCAGCTTGTAAAGTCTCTGTCGTCGAACCCAATGCGCTTCTCTCCGGTCTTCCAGATGGAAGACTTCTTCGATCGATACCCTGGCTCTTACATTGATGGTGCCCACGTGGCCTTCTCCGATGTTCTTGTAGATCCATCATACGAGTCGTTACCCACCTTCGACCCATGGCAAGGATCAGGAGAGAACTGGGCTGCTCCAGTGTGGTCGGAGAATGTGTCCTTCACGCCAATGATTCCATCCCAAACACCGCTGCAGAGCCATCATCCGAATGCAATACGGAGACCAAAGAAGAGGCGATCAACGACAGGTTCCCAGCCGTATCCGACACCTCCCAGAGCAGATACGACACAACAGGCGACGATCGAAGAAGAACAAGCCGTCGAGGAGCATGTGCCACAGATTGAGGTCACTGAGAATGTGACTGTCAGTGAACAGCACGAGCACCACCCAGAAAGCGAGCACAATCCAATGCTGTTCTCTGGCACCTTCACACCGAACTTCGGCTTCAGCCCAATGCCATCGACGATGCATGCGCACCACATGCCGGATGGTCAACAAGTGGCGAATCCAGAACATCATCCAGGTCCTTCTAGCGGAGGAAGTGCAAGTGCCGACAGCCACAATCTAGAGCCAGAAAATGACCCGTTCTTGAGTTTGCTTGAGCAACTAGCTGGGAACGACAGCTCAGGCTTGGCAGAACATGGCGAGTTCGACTTCTTTCTCGGTGGCAATGTTTGA
- a CDS encoding RUS family member 1: protein MAASSLRITEFDEAGLEKATYVQSPEGSTERSRVDVIAPKDAKTLWQQAFDVFMPVGYPSSVTHDYLEYQIYDSLQAFSSSIASLLASRAVLSSVGVGDADASPTAAILLSIFQTSAGRLATILFAHRLGTSLEPECKMYRLLADILNDTGFLLDMVSVAFPKPISVIILSFSSILRSLCGVAAGSAKASLSAHFAKWGNLAELNAKDSSQETVISLLGMWAGSVVISYITEPTAAWTALIVLLAIHLETNRRAVRAVTMQTLNRQRATLVFHHLQRGHVPTPVEIASQERIFERDGVLRDDHDRIIGHCAVGASTERLLKAVSGAQTSTKAFPSQGPALQSVLSTYEKTPYILWQDKKSSPGRSSLFIVLKKGVTNPEMITAWWQALAVASANSIKKTARPDQYAELEMMNSTRHQAAGLLKQYESALKEKGWDLECGALETVSASRIAIEA, encoded by the exons ATGGCAGCTTCTTCGTTGCGGATCACGGAGTTCGATGAGGCTGGTCTTGAGAAGGCGACGTACGTGCAGTCGCCTGAAGGCTCTACAGAGCGGAGCAGAGTTGATGTTATT GCGCCGAAAGACGCAAAGACGCTATGGCAGCAAGCTTTCGATGTGTTCATGCCGGTGGGGTATCCGAGCAGTGTCACGCATGATTATTTAGA GTACCAGATCTAT GACTCTCTACAAGCCTTCTCAAGCAGCATCGCCAGTCTGCTCGCATCGCGAGCTGTGCTATCGAGTGTCGGCGTAGGTGATGCTGATGCCTCACCCACAGCAGCAATCTTGCTATCCATCTTCCAAACATCTGCTGGTCGACTCGCCACGATCCTGTTCGCACACAGACTTGGCACATCGCTCGAGCCCGAATGCAAGATGTATCGACTGCTTGCAGACATCTTGAACGATACTGGATTCCTGCTCGACATGGTATCTGTTGCATTTCCCAAGCCAATTAGCGTCATCATCCTGAGCTTCAGCAGTATTCTGCGATCTCTTTGTGGTGTCGCAGCTGGAAGTGCAAAGGCGAGTCTGAGTGCCCACTTTGCCAAATGGGGCAATCTGGCTGAGTTGAATGCCAAAGACTCTAGCCAGGAGACTGTCATCTCATTGCTTGGGATGTGGGCTGGCAGTGTCGTGATCAGCTATATCACTGAACCGACCGCAGCCTGGACGGCGCTCATTGTGCTCTTGGCCATTCACCTTGAGACCAATCGACGAGCCGTGCGAGCAGTCACTATGCAGACTCTTAATCGCCAGCGAGCCACTCTGGTCTTCCACCATCTGCAGCGGGGACATGTACCCACACCAGTCGAGATTGCCAGTCAGGAACGCATCTTTGAGCGTGATGGCGTACTGAGAGATGACCATGACCGGATCATTGGCCATTGTGCAGTTGGAGCCTCGACCGAGCGGCTCTTGAAGGCAGTCTCGGGGGCTCAGACATCAACCAAAGCATTCCCGAGCCAAGGTCCTGCTCTCCAGTCAGTATTGTCGACTTACGAGAAGACACCCTACATCCTGTGGCAGGACAAAAAGTCTTCGCCAGGTCGCAGCAGTCTCTTCATCGTGCTGAAGAAAGGAGTGACGAATCCCGAAATGATCACAGCATGGTGGCAAGCGCTCGCGGTAGCTTCCGCGAACAGCATCAAGAAGACTGCACGACCAGATCAGTATGCCGAGCTGGAGATGATGAACTCTACCCGGCATCAAGCAGCGGGTCTACTCAAGCAGTATGAGAGTGCACTTAAGGAGAAAGGTTGGGATCTCGAATGTGGTGCTCTCGAGACTGTTTCTGCAAGCAGAATCGCTATCGAAGCATAG
- a CDS encoding Aldo-keto reductase yakc [NADP(+)], with protein sequence MQVHFDGPSVDYITRPHFPISSTDEQQHTTTELKATMSILQDTLGKVTGGMLGNKLPTRKLGKNGPAVTAVGYGTMGLSAFYGKPKPDSERFAVLDKAFELGELFWDSADMYLDSEDLLGNWFKANPGKREKIFLATKFANCSDAEGNRWVDSTPEYCRKACEKSLSRLGVESIDLYYAHRLDGKTPVEKTVEEMKKLKQEGKIKYLGLSECSSDSLRRACKIEHIDAVQIEYSPFSLDIENPQIGLLKTCRELGVAVVAYSPIGRGMLGGTIRSPKDFEEGDFRTFAPRFSEENFSKNLELVDRIDKIAKKKNTTPSALTLAWLLAQGDDIFPIPGTTNIGRLEENLSAMSITLTKEEEQEIRAACEKADVKGSRYPEAMAMALFADTPPL encoded by the exons ATGCAGGTGCACTTTGATGGGCCCTCGGTTGACTACATAACAAGACCTCACTTTCCAATCTCTTCAACGGACGAACAACAACACACAACCACAGAACTGAAAGCAACAATGTCAATCCTCCAAGACACACTCGGCAAAGTCACCGGCGGCATGCTGGGTAACAAGCTCCCAACTCGCAAGCTGGGCAAGAACGGACCTGCCGTTACGGCGGTTGGCTATGGTACTATGG GGCTAAGCGCCTTCTACGGCAAACCCAAGCCCGACTCGGAACGCTTCGCAGTCCTCGACAAAGCCTTCGAGCTGGGTGAGCTGTTCTGGGATTCGGCGGATATGTACCTGGACAGTGAGGATCTGCTGGGCAACTGGTTCAAGGCCAACCCCGGCAAGAGGGAGAAGATCTTCCTAGCGACGAAGTTTGCCAACTGCAGTGATGCGGAGGGGAATAGGTGGGTTGACAGTACGCCTGAGTACTGCCGTAAGGCGTGTGAGAAGAGTTTGAGCAGGTTGGGGGTGGAGAGTATTGATCTCT ACTACGCCCACCGCCTCGACGGCAAGACCCCAGTCGAGAAGACCGTCGAAGAGATGAAGAAGCTCAAGCAAGAAGGCAAGATCAAATACCTCGGCCTCTCCGAATGCAGCTCCGACTCGCTCCGCCGCGCCTGCAAAATCGAGCACATCGACGCCGTCCAGATCGAATACTCTCCCTTCTCCCTCGACATCGAGAACCCCCAAATCGGCCTCCTCAAAACCTGCCGCGAGCTCGGCGTAGCCGTCGTTGCCTACTCCCCCATCGGCCGCGGCATGCTCGGTGGCACGATCCGCTCGCCCAAGGACTTCGAGGAAGGCGATTTCCGGACGTTCGCACCGCGGTTCAGTGAGGAGAATTTCTCCAAGAATCTGGAGTTGGTGGATCGTATCGATAAGATTGCCAAGAAGAAGAATACGACTCCGTCTGCTCTGACTTTGGCGTGGCTGCTGGCGCAGGGTGATGATATTTTCCCGATTCCTGGAACGACTAATATTGGTCGCTTGGAGGAGAATCTCAGTGCGATGTCGATTACGTTGacgaaggaggaggagcagGAGATAAGGGCTGCTTGTGAGAAGGCTGATGTTAAGGGGAGTCGGTACCCGGAGGCGATGGCGATGGCTCTGTTTGCGGATACGCCTCCGTTGTAA